A single window of Camelus ferus isolate YT-003-E chromosome 7, BCGSAC_Cfer_1.0, whole genome shotgun sequence DNA harbors:
- the LOC102507816 gene encoding olfactory receptor 6B1: MEVENQTRVTKFILVGFPGSGGVRAAVFLMFLVAYILTVAENMIIILLVQQNRPLHKPMYFFLANLSFLETWYISVTVPKLLFSFWSASNSISFAHCMIQLYFFIALMCTECVLLAAMAYDRYVAICRPLHYPTVMSHGLCFRLALGSWATGFGISLAKICFISRLSFCGPNVINHFFCDISPVLNLSCTDMSMAELVDFVLALVIFLFPLSITVLSYGCILATVLCMPTGKQRAFSTCASHLVVVTIFYSATIFMYARPRAIHAFNMNKVISVFYAIVTPALNPFIYCLRNREVKEALKKLAYCQAIRPD; this comes from the coding sequence ATGGAGGTGGAGAACCAGACACGGGTCACCAAGTTCATTCTGGTGGGGTTCCCTGGGAGCGGGGGTGTGCGTGCAGCAGTGTTCCTCATGTTCCTTGTGGCCTATATTCTGACAGTGGCTGAAAACATGATCATCATCCTGTTGGTGCAGCAGAACCGGCCACTGCACAAGCCTATGTACTTCTTCCTGGCCAACCTGTCTTTCTTGGAGACCTGGTACATCTCTGTGACTGTACCCAAGTTGCTGTTCAGTTTTTGGTCTGCGAGCAACAGCATCTCCTTCGCTCACTGTATGATACAACTTTACTTCTTCATTGCACTCATGTGCACAGAATGTGTGCTCCTGGCTGCCATGGCCTACGACCGTTACGTGGCCATCTGCCGCCCACTCCACTACCCCACCGTTATGAGCCATGGGCTCTGCTTCCGCCTGGCTCTTGGTTCCTGGGCCACAGGCTTTGGCATCTCCTTGGCTAAGATCTGCTTCATCTCTCGCCTCAGCTTTTGTGGCCCCAATGTCATCAATCACTTCTTCTGCGACATCTCTCCAGTACTTAACCTCTCCTGCACAGACATGTCCATGGCTGAGTTGGTGGACTTTGTCCTGGCACTGgtcatcttcctcttccccctctctATCACTGTCCTGTCCTACGGGTGCATTCTGGCCACTGTCCTATGCATGCCCACGGGAAAGCAGAGGGCCTTCTCTACTTGTGCCTCCCACCTCGTGGTGGTCACCATCTTCTATTCAGCTACTATTTTCATGTATGCCCGGCCTCGAGCCATCCATGCCTTCAACATGAACAAAGTGATTTCTGTCTTCTATGCCATTGTCACTCCTGCTCTCAACCCGTTCATTTATTGCCTGAGGAACCGAGAGGTCAAAGAGGCTCTGAAGAAACTGGCCTATTGCCAGGCCATCCGACCTGACTAG